In Chryseobacterium turcicum, a single window of DNA contains:
- a CDS encoding histidine kinase yields the protein MKINFKHVLTKRSVFIAGLSACFIAAVAFAVLSLLITHDSRKNNEEFARKTFLRKYETVEKEFRNIEDYQYLLRALIQKDGLKNYKDYSSVLNSLNKRRKLIPYSWYYYYNGASGESGNKDLLSDILKKDEKVEKYTKIKNKAPGNFNNYIISHNDSIYWLSYDSLIQANKDMLYYGSAVSLDNLHQYFATIDQSPNTYTYVFSKEGICITHPEKKYLGKNIFDFTDIQPEDTLTSKTQLGYTERNTISEYLDVEVIRFIKPLKTDNFEGYAVVNYVSFLIDESVNQTKRYTVYIFLAALLLIVTVFILFYRATNMAFQEKEKIQSEKNLLLVENEKMHRAEVLNQLQQLKNNINPHFLFNSLNSLYMLIGLNKDNAQKFTMNLSKIYRYLIVPPKENIVPVSQEISFIKQYMDLLKSRFDQEISFELIINHEESLEKRIPYLSLQLVTENAIKHNIATIDNPLSIIITVEKDGVIVKNTWQPKTEDIQSEKFGLDYLNQIYQYFKNNNLDISMQDGYFICFLPLMD from the coding sequence TTGAAGATTAATTTTAAACATGTACTTACAAAACGATCTGTTTTTATAGCAGGTTTGTCAGCTTGTTTTATAGCAGCGGTCGCTTTTGCGGTGCTGAGTCTTCTTATTACGCACGATAGCCGAAAAAATAATGAAGAGTTTGCCCGAAAAACTTTTTTGAGGAAATATGAAACGGTAGAAAAAGAGTTTAGAAACATTGAAGATTATCAATACCTTCTTCGTGCTTTGATTCAGAAAGATGGGCTTAAAAATTACAAAGATTATTCCTCAGTCTTAAATAGTTTAAATAAAAGGCGTAAACTCATTCCCTATAGTTGGTATTACTACTACAATGGCGCTTCTGGAGAATCTGGCAATAAAGATCTTTTATCAGATATTCTCAAAAAAGATGAAAAGGTAGAAAAGTACACCAAAATAAAAAATAAAGCCCCTGGTAACTTTAATAATTATATCATTAGTCATAATGACAGTATTTATTGGTTAAGTTACGATTCTTTGATACAAGCAAATAAAGATATGCTGTATTACGGTTCTGCGGTAAGTCTTGATAATCTTCATCAGTATTTTGCGACCATCGATCAGTCTCCGAATACGTATACTTATGTTTTTTCAAAAGAAGGCATTTGCATTACTCATCCTGAAAAAAAATATTTGGGTAAAAATATTTTCGACTTTACAGATATTCAGCCAGAAGATACCTTAACGAGCAAAACTCAATTGGGATATACGGAACGAAATACAATCTCAGAATATCTTGATGTAGAAGTTATACGATTTATAAAACCTTTAAAAACCGATAATTTTGAAGGATATGCAGTGGTAAACTATGTAAGTTTTCTTATTGATGAGAGTGTAAATCAAACAAAAAGATATACCGTTTATATTTTTCTGGCAGCTTTGTTACTTATTGTGACGGTATTTATTTTATTTTACAGGGCAACCAATATGGCGTTTCAGGAGAAAGAAAAAATACAGTCAGAAAAGAATTTACTCCTTGTTGAAAATGAAAAAATGCATCGCGCAGAAGTCTTGAATCAGCTTCAACAGCTTAAAAATAATATCAATCCGCATTTTCTTTTTAATTCATTAAACTCTCTTTATATGTTGATTGGGCTTAACAAAGATAATGCTCAGAAGTTTACCATGAATCTTTCAAAGATTTATCGATATCTTATTGTTCCTCCAAAAGAAAATATTGTCCCAGTTTCACAAGAAATCAGCTTTATCAAACAATATATGGATCTTTTGAAAAGTCGGTTTGATCAGGAAATTAGCTTTGAATTGATTATCAATCATGAAGAAAGTTTAGAAAAGAGAATTCCCTACTTGTCTCTTCAGTTGGTTACAGAGAATGCCATTAAGCATAATATCGCAACAATAGATAATCCTTTATCCATTATAATCACCGTAGAAAAAGATGGAGTTATTGTAAAAAATACATGGCAACCGAAGACAGAAGATATCCAAAGCGAAAAGTTTGGTTTAGATTATTTAAATCAGATTTATCAATATTTTAAGAATAATAATCTGGATATCTCTATGCAAGATGGGTATTTTATCTGTTTTCTTCCATTGATGGATTAA